CTCCTTTACCCGTTGAATCACAATCCTAATTCTGCAATAATGGTAGCTTGGTGATTGGTTGGCAGATTAAAATACACTAATTCACAACGCATTGAACTTGCATTGTTGGTAGAAGTGGGTCCTTTTTCATTGCTATAGGCTCCAATGCCTTCCAGTCCAGATGTGTGAATCACATTCATATAGCCTGATAACTCCCGTTCTGGCAGCATAGACATAATAAACCATCGTGTTTTTCCCGTAAAGGCAACCTTATTATTTGTTTCCAGATCAGATAGTTTGCAGTAGAAAACCTTTAGTCTGCGTTGTACTCTATTGTTAAAATAGTAGGCAACTACTTTTTGACCATTAATCGTGGTTAATCGGATCATGGGAGGATGTGCAAAGTTGGTTGTTCCATCCAAGGAAAATAAGCCGTAGGCTGTTACTGTATTGGCTGTCTTATCCCACTTGAAAAGCCGATGCTGTCCTAAATTACTTTCATCACGTGAGACAATCCAGAAAATATTTGCAGAGCCTTCAATGATTGAACTTTCATTCACGTAGGTAGTATCCTGATAAATTAGTTTATCAAATGCAAAACTTACCCCGTTATTCGTACTTTTTATGATATGTATAGCGTAAGAACTTTGTGTATCCAGCTTCCCATTTATTCCGTATGCTATTCCATAAATGTTGCCATCTGAACCAACTATTGGATTTTCATAGTTTAACCAACGCACAAAATAGGCAGGAACCCCAGTAATAGCTGTTTTGGCAGACCATGTAACGCCATCGTCATCTGAATAACGTGAGTAAGCTCCCAGCTCCATACCGGCTCTACTAGTAGAACCCACAGTTTCAGTCCTGGAATACTCTGTATACAAAGCCACCAAACGACCAGTAGGAAGGTAAAGTCCGTATATACTTTTCTTATTAATATTGTCATCCCACAACTTTACTTCGTCAGAATAAGACAAACCACCGTCTATTGAAGTACGCATGTACACATCACACGGCACACTGATTTCAAAATGAGACCGGGTATGTTGATAGAGAGCAACAACTTTTCCAGTGACCGGATTTTTCAGTACTGCATTGCCTAATATATAATCGTTTGTATCTGCGACTAATCGCACAGCAGGTTCGATATGTTTCTTAGCTATTGTATTAGGTGTCCATGTTTTGGAGGCTTGCAACAATTGTCTATCACGGATAGAAAGTACATCCTGATAAATAACAATACGATGGATACCACCAATAAAAGGCAACACCCCATTATACCGCTTACTATTTAGCTTCATGCAGTATTAAAATTTGTGGTTTGAGTAAATTTTAATATTTTCAATAAGCGGAACTAGATTTTTTTTGTATAAAATACAAATAAATTCAAGTAAAATACACAAGACATTGAACTACAATAAAATAAAAGATATAGCTGCACAAAAAAATATGCCCATCTCCGCACTCTGTAAAGAAATAGGAATGACAGAAAGTGGATTCTATATGGCAGTAAAGAATAAGTCTTTTAAGGTTCGGACTATTGAGGATATAGCAAACATACTAGGTGTTAGCCCGGTGATTTTTTTTAATGAATCTGGAGACTCAACCAATATCAATCAAGCATCTGGCTTGAATACAGGAACAATGAACCAGAATGTAAGAGTAGGCAATTTGAGTGATTGCCAGAAGGAGCTGGAGCGGGCTTATGACAAAATCACTTCATTGGAACAAAGACTAAACGATAAAGAGGAAATGATCAAGAGCAAGGATGAAGTAATTGCTTTGTTACGTGAAAAACGCTGAGACACACTCATTGAAGAATACCTTATAAACAATTGCTCTTTCTATAGCTATTCTATTAGCATATTTTTTAGTACCCCTTCTATGCAAAATCTGTACAAATCCAGCCTGAAAGCCCTGTTTTTAGTTACTTTATTTATCCTGATTTCCTGTAAAAATGATGGAGTAGATAAGAATTCGACTATCCATGTAACCGGGTCAATCTATAAACCTTATATCTATGATAGATTTGTTCAAGCGCCTCTCCTTACTACTTGGGTAAATGGAAAAGTAAATACGCTTTCTGGAGATACAACTCTTTCTGTTGCTAATTCAATATATGTTTCTGGAAACGATGTTTATATCGCAGGAACGGAAACAACTGGTCTAGCCAATATAAATAATGGATATATTAGAGCAGCTAAATACTGGAAAAATGGAACAGCAATAAATTTGGATGGAAGCCCGTATTATTCTGAGGCAAAATCTATCTATGTCTCTGGTAATGATGTTTATGTAGCAGGGTATAAAGATATAGAAAACGCTCCTAATGGGATCTATTGGAAGAACGGTGTAGAAGTGGCACTGCCGTTTTATAATGCAACTTCCATTTTTGTGACTAAATAAGTATCCAGACAACAAGTACAAGTTGACTCAAGAATTTTCACTAAAGAGAATTCAACTATGTCAGAAATAAGAGCTTGTAAAAAATGCACCATCGAGATGTCAGAATCTGAGGAAAGTTCTTTCTGCAACACATGTAAATGTGCAACTTGGTTTGAGCAATTATCCGGTGAGCAGCAAGCCGAAGTTGATTCACTAATCTTCACCAATCAGAACCTGAAAGCCATTGTATTAACGAAAGACACTTTACAAATCGGATTACGTAATGCTGTAGATCTTTTAGATTGGCGATTTAATGTATTGAAAGAATCAAGCAGAGACAAATTTGAAATTGATCCAGATACCTACTGTAAAGGGCTGGAAGGTGGTCTATCCGAAGATGATGGCACTGATTCTCCAACAATCATCTATTCCAAAAGTGGAAGACGCTCCATTACACTAAACCTATAAACAGCTATATCCATCTTCACCTATAATCATTTCAAGCCTTCAATCTCCACCCCCACAATGAAACAGGAACTTAAGTGGATTTTGTACGTCTTTGCTGGTCTTACAGTCATAGGTTACCTGCTTGTTAAATCATCAAAGCCTAAGACAGCAAAATTTTATACTGATACTAACGAAATAACTTATTATAGATCACCTGCGGATTTTTATGAAGATACTATTCACACACCCACAAGACCCAACAAAGAAATCCTGCAAAGGGGAATTGATGCCTTAAAAAAACCAATGAATTTAGCCAGGTACAAAACCAGTAAAGATAGTATACTGATGGAAGTGGATCTATTTGACTATTGGGACATAAGAATAACAGATGGAGAACTCAGTGATGACCCAGAAGAACAGAAATTGGCATTAGTATTAAGGTCTAAATTACTACCACTCCGACTTAAAGAATTCCCTTTAATGCGTAAAGCATGGGTTGACCTACTCAATCAAAAACTTCGGAAGCAAGGTATTGAAGCAAGTATCCGAGGCAAAGATACTCGTACCATTCGATTTGTTGGAGCACTCCTTCACTATAGTTATGATGAGGAGGACCTATACGATTCGCTTGAATACGCAATGCAGTCGCTACGATTTAACAACTATGAATATTTATGGTATGAATCTCAGAAAGATTACCTCCATTATCAAACGAAAACTTCTCCAGATTAGCTTTCTTTAGAGAGTAGAATATCCTATTCCATCAATCTTTAATTAATGTCTTTGTGTAGCAGTAACATGTAATCATTTCTATGTTCAAGATTTTACATCCACCCATCAAACCATTGGTTCTATACCTAGCCATTAGCTGCATTATCTTAAGCTTTACCTCATTCAAACCCAAAACAGAGCCTGATGTGTATGTGGTAGGCTCAGAAGATAGAAGTGCTGTGTATTGGAAAAACGGAATAAAAACAATCTTAGCAACAGGACCTGTGGATGCGACAGCCACTAATATCTATGTTGCGGGAAAGGATGTATATATAACTGGGTACACACGAGATACTACGGGTTACGGGACTGCAAAATGGAAAGGCTGTTACTCTTACTGATGGCACTTATGATGCTAGAGGAGCCTCAATACTGATACACAACAAAGATGTCTATGTTTGTGGAGACGAGAATGGAATAGCTAAATACTGGAAAAATGGCAAACCTGTTACTATCAAAGATGCTAAACCTTCCTCTAGCGCCTCCTCACTCTTTATTGAAGGTAAAGATGTATATGTAGCTGGAATAGATGATAGTGGCCCTAAACAAGTAGCTAAATACTGGAAGAATGGAGTGGAAACACAACTCACTGATGGAAAATCAGATATTATGGTGTATTCAACCTTAATTGTCAAATAACGAATTTAAACAAGTGTCCTCTCCATAAAGGCGCCACTTGCTTGTCTTTTTCATACCAATAAATACCATACAATTCTTATGAAAGTCAAAAACCGTAAATCAAAAAACAAACTCCAACCCATCACAATAGAACGCAATCCAGACTCTGTATATGCTCACATCCGGAAAGCTCTTACTAATAGCACATACCGAAGGGAAAAAGACAAGGTAGAAGAGTTTTCTCTGGATTAATAAAGCGAAAGGCTACCTTATCCAGGTAGCCTTTCTTTATAGGTTTATCTCATACAAGTTTTATTATGTCAGAAGTAAAAAGCGAAAAAGAGAATGTAATGCGGCTGCTGTACTCCGGCCAAATGGAGAGTATCGAATTAGGATTACAAATCAGCAAGTCACTAAAGATTAACTTGAGAGATGTTAAACAGGATATGGAAATCTTGTTTAAGTGGATTGGGAAGTACAAGAACATTTCTTTTAAAGAAAAGCTTTTCAAGTCCCTTACAATCAAAAATATTGACGCCTCGAATAACAGATTAACGGATGTTCCATCTCAGATCAAGTACCTGACCAATTTGGAAACATTAAATCTGAATACTAATAGTATTACGTCCCTGCCTCAGGAGCTGTATACACTCACTAAACTGAATGATCTCAACTTAGGTAGTAATCATTTGACTTCCATTGATCCAGCAATTGGAAATCTGCATAACCTCATTCGTTTAACTCTTGAGGATAATCACTTAGAAATATTACCACCAGAGATTGGTAATTTGACACAACTTACTGAACTTTATCTCAGTACCAATAAATTCACTCATATCCCCCATCAAATCGGAAACCTCACTCAACTTGACTTCCTGGATCTGACTGTTAATGAGCTTCAATCAATACCTGCTGAAATTGGCAAACTGACCAACTTAGCTAATCTACATTTAGGAACTAATCAAATAAAATCTATACCTATAGAAATATTCAATCTGACTAATCTTATTGAATTTTCTATTGATCATAATCCAATAGGTGAACTACCACCTGAGATCAGCAATCTGACCAAACTAATAGGTTTAGTTCTGCGAAATAGTGAGTTAACCTCACTTCCTTCACAAATTGGAATAATGAAAAAACTTGGAGTTCTATCTTTAGAGAGCAATCAACTTACACACTTACCTTCAGAAATTAGCAATCTTACAAATCTTAGACACTTGTATCTAAAGAATAACAGAATCATAGCTGAAGAAAGAAAGAAGATCAAATCCTGGTTACCCAATTGTGAGATTAATTTTGAGTAAACACCATGTCAGAAATAAATAGTGAAAAAGAGAATGTAATGCGGCTGTTACTCTCCGGCCAGTTGGAAAATATTGAACTGGGCTTAACGCTGGCCGATTCTCTACAAGTTGATTTAACCGAGTTCAAAAACGATATTGAGTTTATCTTTGACTGGCTTGTTCGTGGTGATCGTTTCGCTGACTGGGATGATCCTGACCCAACCATTGCTATAGAGGATAGAATTATGCCTAAAAATGAGGTTCCTTTTCCGAAAAAGCTTAGGACAGTAACCCTAACAAAGGAAATTCGCTTAGAAAAGCGCAATCTAACATGTATTCCTACTCAGATTAAGTGTCTGGTGAATCTGGAAAAGCTTAACTTATATGAAAATCAACTCACCGAATTACCTATTGAAATTACTACACTACAATATCTTAGAGAACTCAGTCTGTATAATAATCAGTTTTCAGTATTTCCTGCTGAAATCTGCAAAATGACTCAACTCATTAAGTTAAACCTGGATGATAACCAAATAACCTCAATACCAGCAGAGATTGCTAATATAACCAATTTGGAGTCATTGTCTCTCAGCAATAACCAAATAGGATCAATACCACCAGAGATTGCCAACCTCACTAATTTGACAGACTTATCGCTAGGCAATAACAAGTTAACCTGTTGGCCATCTCAAATCAATACAATGACTCACTTAACAGACATAAAATTATATTCAAATCCACTACAAAGTATTCCTGCTGAAATTGGAAATTTTCCTCAACTGTTTACTTTATCATTAACTGGTACAAACCTTACCTCGCTACCTTCTGAAATAGAAAAATTAACCAACCTTACATACTTATTTTTATCTAATAATCAATTGCAATCATTGCCTTTAGTGAGTAAGAGCATTATATATCTGGATCTAAGTAGTAATCAATTTAGATCTATTCCAGATCACATTTTTGAGCTTACTAAACTGGAAACCCTCGATTTAACCAACAATCAACTGGAATCTATCTCCGAAAAAATTGGTAATCTAACTATGCTTGATGAGCTTTTTTTACGTAATAACCAATTACGATCTTTACCTTCTCAAATAACCAAATTAACCAAGTTAGAAGTGTTCTCAGTAAGGAGAAATCCCTTTTCTGAGGAAGAATATAAATGGATCAGCGATTGGGGTTTTAACAATGTAGGGGATTTCTATTAAAGCAACAAAGTATGTCAGAAGCCAATAGCGAAAAAGAGAATATAATGCGACTACTGCTCTCTGGACAGGAAGAAAGTATACAGTTGGGATTAATTATTGCCGAATCTTTACAACTTGAGAGGGAGATCAAGCAAGATATTGATATTGCTTTAAACTGGTTTACACGACAAATGCACTCTTCCATACAGGGAAAGCTAAAAGCTATACATAAAGTAAAAAATGTAAACTTGTCGGGTCAAGACTTGACATCGATACCTTGTCAGATTCAATATGTGATAAATCTGCAATCTCTGGATTTATCAAACAATCAACTGGTTCGACTACCTCCTAAAATCACTAATTGTACCAACCTTACAATTTTAAATTTGACAGGAAATCCACTCCTATTTTTACCCCCTGGAATGAATGAGCTTACGAAGCTGGTCAAGTTAAGTTTTGTAGGCACTAGGATAGCGGCCCCTGAAAGAGAGCGTATCCGATCTGCATTGCCGAATTGCGAAACTATATTTGAATAATGCCTTCAGCAAAACAATGAATTTGTATAACACCAGTTAGCCAAAAGAAAAGCCATCGGATTACGATGGCTCAATACTGGTTACAAAGTAAGTATTTATGCTGTATAATCGACATTGGGATTAAACTCACCTACACCTTTTGGATTTGCACCATACTCATTAGTACCATATGTGCCATCAGCAAATAAAAGGAACAAGCCATAGAATGGGATAAGTATGAAAAAACCTGAATTACCTAGGTCATGGCATCTTTTAACAGATTGAGCAAGGAGTATCCAAATAGCTGGAATAAGTAGAATTAAAACTATTCCACCTGCAGCTTCACTAAGGCCTCCAATAAGTGCACAACCCAACAGGACTAAAATCCGGGTAAGTCCATACTCAAGCCTTCGAATACGGCCTTCGAATGAGAAAATATTTTG
This genomic stretch from Xanthocytophaga agilis harbors:
- a CDS encoding helix-turn-helix transcriptional regulator, coding for MNYNKIKDIAAQKNMPISALCKEIGMTESGFYMAVKNKSFKVRTIEDIANILGVSPVIFFNESGDSTNINQASGLNTGTMNQNVRVGNLSDCQKELERAYDKITSLEQRLNDKEEMIKSKDEVIALLREKR
- a CDS encoding sialidase family protein yields the protein MKLNSKRYNGVLPFIGGIHRIVIYQDVLSIRDRQLLQASKTWTPNTIAKKHIEPAVRLVADTNDYILGNAVLKNPVTGKVVALYQHTRSHFEISVPCDVYMRTSIDGGLSYSDEVKLWDDNINKKSIYGLYLPTGRLVALYTEYSRTETVGSTSRAGMELGAYSRYSDDDGVTWSAKTAITGVPAYFVRWLNYENPIVGSDGNIYGIAYGINGKLDTQSSYAIHIIKSTNNGVSFAFDKLIYQDTTYVNESSIIEGSANIFWIVSRDESNLGQHRLFKWDKTANTVTAYGLFSLDGTTNFAHPPMIRLTTINGQKVVAYYFNNRVQRRLKVFYCKLSDLETNNKVAFTGKTRWFIMSMLPERELSGYMNVIHTSGLEGIGAYSNEKGPTSTNNASSMRCELVYFNLPTNHQATIIAELGL
- a CDS encoding leucine-rich repeat domain-containing protein; translated protein: MSEANSEKENIMRLLLSGQEESIQLGLIIAESLQLEREIKQDIDIALNWFTRQMHSSIQGKLKAIHKVKNVNLSGQDLTSIPCQIQYVINLQSLDLSNNQLVRLPPKITNCTNLTILNLTGNPLLFLPPGMNELTKLVKLSFVGTRIAAPERERIRSALPNCETIFE
- a CDS encoding DUF805 domain-containing protein, which translates into the protein MFQNIFSFEGRIRRLEYGLTRILVLLGCALIGGLSEAAGGIVLILLIPAIWILLAQSVKRCHDLGNSGFFILIPFYGLFLLFADGTYGTNEYGANPKGVGEFNPNVDYTA
- a CDS encoding leucine-rich repeat domain-containing protein, producing MSEINSEKENVMRLLLSGQLENIELGLTLADSLQVDLTEFKNDIEFIFDWLVRGDRFADWDDPDPTIAIEDRIMPKNEVPFPKKLRTVTLTKEIRLEKRNLTCIPTQIKCLVNLEKLNLYENQLTELPIEITTLQYLRELSLYNNQFSVFPAEICKMTQLIKLNLDDNQITSIPAEIANITNLESLSLSNNQIGSIPPEIANLTNLTDLSLGNNKLTCWPSQINTMTHLTDIKLYSNPLQSIPAEIGNFPQLFTLSLTGTNLTSLPSEIEKLTNLTYLFLSNNQLQSLPLVSKSIIYLDLSSNQFRSIPDHIFELTKLETLDLTNNQLESISEKIGNLTMLDELFLRNNQLRSLPSQITKLTKLEVFSVRRNPFSEEEYKWISDWGFNNVGDFY
- a CDS encoding leucine-rich repeat domain-containing protein, whose amino-acid sequence is MSEVKSEKENVMRLLYSGQMESIELGLQISKSLKINLRDVKQDMEILFKWIGKYKNISFKEKLFKSLTIKNIDASNNRLTDVPSQIKYLTNLETLNLNTNSITSLPQELYTLTKLNDLNLGSNHLTSIDPAIGNLHNLIRLTLEDNHLEILPPEIGNLTQLTELYLSTNKFTHIPHQIGNLTQLDFLDLTVNELQSIPAEIGKLTNLANLHLGTNQIKSIPIEIFNLTNLIEFSIDHNPIGELPPEISNLTKLIGLVLRNSELTSLPSQIGIMKKLGVLSLESNQLTHLPSEISNLTNLRHLYLKNNRIIAEERKKIKSWLPNCEINFE